One region of Paenibacillus polymyxa M1 genomic DNA includes:
- the rfbD gene encoding dTDP-4-dehydrorhamnose reductase produces the protein MKVLVTGASGQLGKDVVNVFQGQGLDVFGYDREQLDITDLEQVVKIVGQYQPDAIIHCAAYTAVDAAESDIDTAYQVNASGTRNMALAAEKAGAKLVYISTDYVFDGTAEQPYHEYDNTNPQSIYGKSKRSGEILAQTLSSRYFIVRTSWVYGLHGNNFVKTMLKLGQEKPHLQVVNDQKGAPTYTVDLARFLAELVQTDKYGVYHASNSGACTWYEFTQAIFQDAAGLLGAKITAKLDPCSTEQFPRPAARPRNSVMEHIAIRTNGLNDLRNWREGLRDFLKEYLENSNK, from the coding sequence ATGAAGGTGCTGGTTACTGGAGCATCCGGTCAACTTGGCAAAGATGTAGTAAACGTTTTTCAGGGCCAGGGACTTGATGTCTTTGGATACGATCGGGAACAGCTGGATATTACGGACTTGGAGCAGGTTGTAAAGATCGTGGGACAGTACCAACCTGATGCTATCATCCACTGTGCAGCGTATACGGCAGTGGATGCAGCCGAGTCTGATATAGACACGGCTTACCAAGTCAATGCGTCGGGAACACGCAATATGGCGTTGGCTGCGGAAAAAGCAGGAGCCAAGCTGGTGTATATCAGCACGGATTACGTGTTCGATGGAACAGCGGAGCAACCGTATCATGAGTATGACAATACGAATCCGCAGAGTATTTACGGAAAGTCCAAGCGGTCCGGAGAGATACTGGCCCAAACACTTTCCTCCAGATATTTTATTGTTCGTACTTCTTGGGTATACGGATTACACGGGAACAATTTTGTAAAAACAATGCTGAAGCTTGGACAGGAAAAGCCACATCTTCAGGTTGTGAACGACCAGAAAGGCGCACCCACCTATACGGTGGATTTGGCTCGCTTTTTGGCAGAATTGGTTCAAACTGATAAGTATGGCGTATATCATGCGTCCAATAGCGGTGCTTGTACTTGGTATGAGTTTACGCAAGCTATTTTTCAGGATGCGGCAGGACTATTAGGTGCCAAGATAACAGCAAAATTGGACCCATGTAGTACAGAACAATTCCCTAGGCCTGCAGCACGTCCACGTAATTCGGTCATGGAGCATATAGCGATTCGAACCAATGGGCTGAATGATTTGCGAAATTGGCGTGAAGGATTACGGGATTTTTTAAAAGAGTATCTGGAAAATTCCAATAAATAG
- a CDS encoding putative holin-like toxin, which produces MKPVTVFEALSLMLTFGALIVTLLEFNKRK; this is translated from the coding sequence GTGAAGCCTGTGACAGTGTTTGAGGCGCTCAGTTTAATGCTGACGTTCGGGGCGTTAATCGTCACACTGTTAGAGTTTAACAAACGAAAATAG
- the rfbC gene encoding dTDP-4-dehydrorhamnose 3,5-epimerase: MKVIPLKLEGAKVIEPVVHGDHRGFFMESYNEQVMKQNGISHDFIQDNQSLSVETGVIRGLHYQLKPKAQTKLIRVISGAIYDVILDIRKSSPTFGQWVGVILSEHNKRQLLVPKGFAHGFCTLVPNTQVFYKVDEYYSPEDDRGILWNDPALGIDWPTSHAILSEKDQKQPILANAEINFD; this comes from the coding sequence ATGAAGGTAATCCCTTTGAAACTGGAAGGTGCAAAAGTTATTGAACCTGTGGTTCATGGTGATCATCGTGGTTTTTTTATGGAAAGCTACAATGAACAAGTCATGAAACAAAACGGGATTAGTCATGATTTTATTCAGGATAATCAATCATTGTCTGTGGAGACTGGAGTTATTCGTGGCTTGCATTATCAGCTTAAGCCAAAAGCACAAACAAAACTCATTCGTGTGATCTCAGGAGCCATCTATGATGTGATTCTGGATATTCGTAAAAGTTCCCCGACATTCGGTCAATGGGTTGGGGTGATTTTGAGTGAACACAATAAACGTCAATTACTGGTCCCTAAAGGTTTTGCTCACGGATTCTGTACGCTTGTGCCTAATACCCAGGTGTTTTATAAGGTAGATGAGTATTATTCACCTGAGGATGATCGTGGTATACTCTGGAATGATCCGGCACTTGGGATTGATTGGCCAACTTCCCATGCAATTCTTTCGGAGAAGGATCAGAAGCAACCTATATTAGCAAATGCGGAGATTAATTTCGACTAA
- a CDS encoding glycosyltransferase family 2 protein has protein sequence MYKTVRHIWSYKEGIILEKPSVQILLSTYNGATYLDEQLESLINQKDVNTQILIRDDGSTDDTISKLNALKQRYPQRVVLYPESNEGVIASFFDLIQRSSETFDYYAFCDQDDVWMPNKLARAVAQLREKDESRPLMYCSATQMVSQNLEPLKVWPADIPRPLSLYNALIENVCVGCTMVINKQTLQFVKTRMPDTLDNIIMHDWWIYLCTAAFGEVVFDPEPSIWYRQHQNNVLGGSTDGWIGKWRKRLSRFVKGKNRYILSKQARQFVQLYGQDMPSQLYRDVDQFLDSYQKGVLSRMRYIGQSPFYRQSRLDNWIYKLVFILGKL, from the coding sequence ATGTATAAGACAGTTCGTCATATATGGAGCTATAAGGAGGGCATTATTCTGGAAAAGCCCAGTGTACAAATTTTGTTATCTACATATAATGGAGCAACTTATTTAGATGAGCAATTAGAAAGCCTGATCAATCAGAAAGACGTAAATACTCAGATTCTAATTCGTGATGATGGCTCAACAGATGATACGATTTCCAAATTGAATGCGCTGAAGCAGCGTTATCCTCAACGGGTTGTTTTATATCCCGAGAGCAATGAAGGAGTTATTGCGAGTTTTTTTGATCTGATTCAAAGATCTTCCGAGACATTCGACTATTATGCTTTTTGTGATCAGGATGATGTTTGGATGCCGAACAAGCTTGCTCGGGCTGTAGCTCAGCTCAGGGAAAAGGATGAGAGCCGCCCGCTGATGTACTGTTCTGCTACCCAAATGGTCTCTCAAAACTTGGAACCCCTCAAGGTATGGCCAGCCGATATTCCCAGACCTTTATCCTTATATAATGCTCTCATCGAGAATGTATGTGTAGGTTGTACCATGGTAATCAATAAACAAACACTTCAGTTCGTGAAAACGAGAATGCCAGATACTTTGGATAACATTATCATGCATGACTGGTGGATTTACTTATGTACCGCCGCTTTTGGTGAGGTCGTTTTTGATCCTGAGCCGTCCATTTGGTATCGGCAGCATCAAAACAATGTGCTCGGAGGGTCAACGGATGGCTGGATCGGCAAGTGGAGGAAGAGACTAAGTAGATTTGTGAAAGGAAAAAATCGCTATATTTTAAGTAAGCAAGCCCGGCAATTTGTTCAACTATATGGACAAGACATGCCTTCTCAATTGTACAGAGATGTGGATCAATTCCTGGATAGCTACCAAAAGGGTGTGCTTTCTCGTATGAGATATATTGGGCAGTCTCCATTCTATAGGCAGTCACGGTTAGACAACTGGATTTATAAGTTAGTTTTTATATTGGGGAAATTATAG
- the rfbB gene encoding dTDP-glucose 4,6-dehydratase, which yields MKLLVTGGAGFIGSNFVLYMLKQHPEYEIVNIDALTYAGNLENLKSIENHPKHTFMKADITDAQAIDQLMQQGIDVVVNFAAESHVDRSILEPEVFVKTNVFGTQVLLDAAKKYNVTKFVQVSTDEVYGSLGETGLFTEETPLQPNSPYSASKAGGDLLVRAYHETFGLPVNITRCSNNYGPYQFPEKLIPLMISRALSDQQLPVYGDGLNIRDWLYVEDHCSAIDLVIHQGKLGEVYNIGGNNERTNVHIVKTVLEDLGKPESLISYVQDRPGHDRRYGIDPTKTMNELGWKPKHSFETGIKETIRWYLDNKEWWTRIQSGEYQQYYAKQYGSRLGDA from the coding sequence ATGAAACTTCTTGTCACCGGCGGTGCCGGATTTATTGGCAGTAACTTTGTATTGTATATGTTAAAACAGCATCCAGAATACGAAATTGTGAATATAGATGCGCTTACCTATGCAGGTAATCTGGAAAATTTGAAATCCATTGAAAATCACCCTAAACATACCTTCATGAAAGCGGATATTACTGACGCGCAAGCGATTGACCAGCTGATGCAGCAGGGAATTGATGTGGTGGTGAATTTTGCGGCAGAGTCGCATGTGGATCGAAGTATTTTGGAGCCTGAAGTATTTGTGAAAACCAACGTATTTGGTACACAGGTACTGTTGGACGCAGCCAAGAAATATAATGTGACCAAGTTTGTACAGGTATCGACAGATGAGGTGTACGGATCTCTGGGTGAAACGGGCTTGTTTACAGAGGAAACTCCGCTGCAGCCCAATAGTCCTTACTCTGCTTCTAAGGCAGGTGGGGATCTGCTGGTTCGTGCATATCATGAAACCTTTGGTCTACCTGTGAATATCACTCGTTGTTCCAATAACTATGGTCCGTACCAGTTTCCGGAAAAGCTGATTCCACTGATGATTTCGCGGGCGTTGAGTGATCAGCAGCTACCTGTATATGGAGATGGCTTGAACATCCGCGATTGGTTGTATGTGGAGGACCATTGCAGCGCAATTGATCTGGTCATTCATCAAGGGAAGCTTGGTGAGGTATACAATATCGGTGGAAATAATGAGCGGACAAATGTGCATATTGTCAAAACGGTATTGGAGGATCTGGGCAAGCCAGAATCTCTGATTTCGTATGTACAGGATCGCCCGGGTCATGATCGCCGTTATGGCATTGATCCAACGAAGACCATGAATGAGCTGGGCTGGAAGCCAAAGCACTCTTTTGAAACAGGCATTAAAGAAACAATCCGTTGGTACTTGGACAACAAAGAATGGTGGACTCGTATTCAATCCGGCGAGTACCAGCAATATTATGCTAAGCAGTACGGTTCCCGCTTGGGGGATGCGTAA
- a CDS encoding glycosyltransferase family 2 protein, producing the protein MDVSILVVNYNTCRLTLDCLQSVYASKTQYRYEVIVIDNHSSDGSVEAIRAAYPDITLIANKDNTGFAKANNQGMEVASGRYVLLLNSDTLVQPDTLDTMIQFMDTHPEMGASGCKVILPDGSLDKACKRGFPTPSASFYYAFGWSKRYPDNPKYNQYQLGHLSPDDEYPVDVLVGAFMLVRKETIDQVGGLDETFFMYGEDIDWCYRIKQAGWGIYYYPRTYIIHIKGGSARRRPLKIIYEFHRAMWVFHRKHYKQQYSWITNMAVYTGITVKFGMAFLKNKLSAPVKPDGGEQSRTEVKA; encoded by the coding sequence ATGGATGTAAGCATACTGGTCGTCAACTATAATACGTGTCGATTGACGCTGGATTGTTTGCAGTCAGTGTATGCGTCAAAGACGCAGTATCGATATGAAGTGATTGTTATCGATAATCACTCCAGTGACGGGTCTGTTGAGGCTATTCGTGCTGCGTACCCGGATATTACATTGATAGCTAATAAGGATAATACAGGGTTTGCCAAGGCGAACAATCAGGGGATGGAAGTAGCTAGCGGGCGTTATGTATTGCTATTGAACTCCGATACGTTGGTGCAGCCGGATACGCTGGATACAATGATTCAGTTTATGGATACACACCCGGAGATGGGGGCATCGGGCTGTAAGGTCATTCTGCCGGATGGCTCGCTAGACAAGGCTTGTAAGCGAGGGTTTCCAACGCCGTCGGCGTCTTTTTACTATGCTTTCGGCTGGTCGAAGCGTTACCCGGATAACCCGAAGTACAACCAATATCAGCTTGGGCATCTAAGCCCCGATGATGAGTATCCTGTAGATGTACTGGTTGGTGCTTTTATGCTGGTGCGTAAGGAGACGATTGACCAGGTCGGCGGATTGGACGAAACCTTTTTTATGTATGGTGAGGATATAGACTGGTGTTATCGGATTAAACAAGCCGGTTGGGGCATTTACTACTACCCACGCACATATATTATTCATATCAAAGGAGGCAGTGCTCGCCGTCGTCCTTTGAAAATTATTTATGAGTTTCATAGAGCGATGTGGGTATTTCATCGTAAGCATTATAAACAGCAATACAGCTGGATCACTAACATGGCTGTATATACGGGAATTACGGTGAAGTTTGGAATGGCTTTTCTTAAAAATAAGTTGTCTGCACCGGTTAAGCCGGACGGCGGGGAACAATCTCGTACTGAGGTGAAAGCATGA
- a CDS encoding sugar phosphate nucleotidyltransferase, with the protein MKGIILAGGTGSRLYPLTKVTNKHLLPVGKYPMIFHSVSKLKQAGIHDILIVTGKEHMGDVVNLLGSGREMGVTFTYKVQDEAGGIAQALDLAEQFVGDDQMVVILGDNVFEDDIAPFVDNFRNQITGAKILLQQVQDPHRFGVAELQGKRIVSIEEKPKDPKSNYAVTGIYMFDHSVFEIVKTLEPSARGELEITDVNNAYIANGTLTYDVLQGWWTDAGTHPSLARANELAKDIVFGEEFGKLKL; encoded by the coding sequence ATGAAAGGTATAATTCTTGCAGGAGGTACAGGTTCTCGCCTCTACCCCTTAACCAAAGTAACAAATAAACATCTGCTGCCAGTGGGTAAATATCCAATGATTTTCCATTCCGTATCCAAGCTCAAGCAAGCTGGCATACACGATATTCTTATCGTTACAGGTAAAGAGCATATGGGAGATGTCGTTAACCTTCTTGGTAGTGGTCGTGAAATGGGCGTAACATTCACTTACAAAGTCCAAGACGAAGCTGGTGGGATTGCGCAAGCGCTCGACCTGGCAGAACAATTTGTAGGCGATGATCAAATGGTTGTTATTTTGGGCGATAATGTATTTGAAGATGACATTGCACCATTTGTGGACAATTTTCGCAATCAAATCACGGGTGCGAAGATCCTTCTTCAGCAGGTACAAGATCCACACCGTTTTGGAGTGGCTGAGCTTCAGGGGAAACGAATTGTGTCTATTGAAGAAAAACCTAAAGATCCAAAAAGCAATTATGCTGTAACAGGAATTTATATGTTCGATCATAGTGTGTTTGAAATTGTTAAAACACTTGAACCTTCAGCTCGTGGAGAACTTGAGATCACTGACGTCAACAATGCATATATTGCTAATGGAACATTGACATATGATGTTCTCCAAGGATGGTGGACGGATGCGGGAACTCACCCATCTCTTGCACGTGCTAATGAATTAGCCAAGGATATCGTCTTTGGTGAAGAATTTGGAAAACTAAAGCTTTAA